The following proteins come from a genomic window of Dreissena polymorpha isolate Duluth1 chromosome 1, UMN_Dpol_1.0, whole genome shotgun sequence:
- the LOC127863026 gene encoding uncharacterized protein LOC127863026 — protein sequence MILDVKDKFDSRYTKKYIAIMADTIKPLIVPSKVTRYLWSTGVISEEEVQLINNAEMMQGIEKAVDTLLDKMQQRHVYWYSHFVEALRHAEMSEAVELLDIPELHTECAGFHQHGDQITFNATLNNLPAAPEPPTTQYGITQLHLVQNTTHFTEEEDTDTDFVMVSDIDTQGELYDDTVLPPVMDTQGETYDDTVLPPGNINGIYQPLHFVTFYAVPALDNSIYSKQIS from the exons ATGATTTTGGATGTTAAAGATAAGTTTGACAGCCGTTATACAAAAAAGTACATTGCAATAATGGCTGATACAATTAAGCCACTGATTGTACCATCAAAAGTTACACGTTATTTGTGGAGCACTGGAGTAATAAGTGAGGAAGAGGTACAGCTGATAAACAATGCCGAAATGATGCAAGGAATTGAAAAGGCTGTGGATACTCTGCTGGATAAAATGCAACAGAGGCATGTGTATTGGTATAGTCATTTTGTAGAAGCGCTGAGGCATGCAGAAATGTCTGAAGCCGTGGAACTCCTAGACATTCCTGAGCTACACACCg AATGCGCTGGATTTCACCAACATGGAGATCAAATTACTTTCaatgcaacgcttaataatttgcCTGCTGCGCCAGAACCACCGACAACACAATACGGAATTACCCAACTCCATTTAGtacagaacacgacacattttacTGAGGAAGAGGACACAGATACAGATTTTGTTATGGTGTCAGACATTGATACTCAGGGAGAATTATACGACGATACTGTATTACCGCCAGTCATGGATACTCAGGGAGAAACATACGACGATACTGTATTACCGCCAGGTAATATCAATGGAATTTACCAGCCTTTGCATTTTGTCACATTCTATGCAGTACCCGCTTTAGATAATAGTATATATTCGAAGCAGATTTCCTAA
- the LOC127863130 gene encoding uncharacterized protein LOC127863130 — MTRIFYVPEGHKLPLGFEGESDDTANYTNESADSDFVHVYGCDTPITEMDDNSSIGFVKIDGMRNNSLFVAEAQVSPGKRCNKPPLPKVPAEVFIEPPPLPPRIPLKGKQPYPLPRVSFGKYDLVPSNSDSYCQPNHTLTEKKKDQIDDVHYEDEENPDIGTTSDNTVENIHKVRGLDVSNVEMATAKQIQKHHTSLDALDITSIHTMDKEMLVKRIELLKYEQTDDIGKTELLNTMAVEITNLSSCKVDKIEALKNVQRADKILKIQQAELAIAHHDNSAINDEYPCEGVYSARQLETERNDAANIMGTLFMAAILHNTQSNEMPTRSFRPLQRNSFRNRSFCPLSKARRSSFKDSAVYSCSNIYTIYEEPGLD, encoded by the exons ATGACCAGGATTTTCTACGTACCTGAAGGACATAAACTGCCTCTTGGCTTTGAAGGCGAATCTGACGACACGGCCAACTACACTAACGAAAGCGCTGACAGTGACTTTGTTCATGTTTATGGATGCGACACACCAATTACAGAAATGGATGATAACTCATCAATTGGTTTTGTTAAAATAGACGGGATGAGAAACAATTCACTATTTGTGGCTGAGGCTCAAGTTTCACCCg GCAAGAGATGTAATAAACCGCCGTTGCCAAAGGTTCCAGCAGAAGTGTTCATAGAACCTCCCCCTCTTCCTCCCAGGATCCCGCTGAAGG GAAAGCAGCCGTACCCTCTTCCGCGCGTATCGTTCGGAAAATATGATCTTGTTCCTTCAA ATAGCGACAGTTATTGTCAGCCAAACCATACACTAACGGAAAAGAAAAAAGATCAAATAGATGACGTGCATTACGAAGACGAGGAAAACCCTGATATAGGCACAACGTCGGACAACACTGTCGAGAATATCCATAAGGTTAGAGGTCTCGATGTTTCAAATGTTGAAATGGCGACGGCAAAGCAGATTCAGAAACACCATACAAGCCTGGATGCGTTAGACATAACATCCATTCATACAATGGACAAAGAGATGCTTGTAAAACGTATTGAACTGTTAAAATACGAACAAACTGATGATATTGGGAAAACGGAATTGCTAAATACAATGGCAGTGGAGATTACCAATTTAAGCTCTTGCAAGGTTGATAAAATAGAAGCCTTAAAAAATGTCCAAAGAGcagataaaatattgaaaatacaacAAGCCGAACTCGCAA TTGCACATCATGACAATTCTGCCATCAATGATGAGTATCCATGCGAAGGCGTGTATTCTGCCAGACAGCTTGAAACAGAGAGAAACGATGCTGCAAACATCATGGGCACTCTTTTCATGGCTGCCATCCTGCACAACACCCAAAGCAACGAAATGCCGACGCGGTCTTTTAGACCATTACAGAGGAACAGTTTTAGGAACCGATCATTTTGTCCACTGTCAAAGGCAAGGCGATCATCCTTCAAAGATTCGGCCGTTTACAGCTGCTCAAATATTTACACTATTTACGAGGAGCCTGGGCtggattaa